CGACACCGCGACAATGTCCTTGATCTGGGCGACGCCGTAGCCTTCCCCGCCCAGCGGGATCACACGCTCTTCAAACGCTATGCCGCCCCAGCGCAATGCCAGCCACGGCCGCAGCGACCAGGACGAATAATTCTTATTGCCGATATAAAGCGTCACGTCAGCCATGCGCGCTTGTTTCAGAGCCCTGCAGGGAGATCAAGCGTCTCGCGCTTTTCCAATGCTTGCGTGACCGATACACTCGATTCTCGGGTTTGCGGAGGGCGCGATGCGCTTGATTTTGGCGGCGGCGACGATCGGGGCTTGCTTAGCGGCAGGTCACATTATGAGTGGCCGGGAGTCGGACCCGGCGCCCGCTTCCGTAATCGCCGGCGAAACCGCGATGCGCGCTGAGCACGCGAGCCTAGAAATCGGCAAGCAGGCGGTACCCAACAAGCCGCCGCCACGCGGCGTCTCCGGCGGTGGCGACGATAGCTGCCAATGGGCGAACGATCGCGAGTGCGACGATCCCGACATCGGCACCGGCGCGTGCCGGATGGGCACCGACGTTTCCGATTGCCGCGCCATGCGCGCTGGCGATGACGATAGCTGCCGTTGGGCGCGCGATGGCGAATGCGACGATCCGAATTTCGGCACCGGCGCATGTGTGCAAGGCACGGACCGCACCGATTGCGGACAAGTGTCCTGGCTGCGCAATCTGAACGACAGCTGCGCCACCTCCTTCAACAATGTCTGCGAAGAGCCCGGCCGCGGCAGCGGTTGCGCCGCCCGCACCGACCGCAGCGATTGCCGCGGCCGCCAGCGCCCGATGACCATCAACGATCACTTCTTCGGGCGCGACGACCGCGTGCGCGTCAACGCCCAAGAATTGCCCTGGCGCTACATGGGCCAATACACGAATGGCGCCGGCGAACGCTGCACCGCAACGCTCATCGCCCGCGACGTTATCGTCACCGCCGCCCATTGCATCAACACCGACGAAGGCATCCGCGCCGACGGCACGTTCCAGCCCGAAGCCGGCGGCCCCGCCGCGCGCACCACCGACTATTTCCTCAATCCCCGCTTCAATTATGAGCGTTTCAACACCACCGACGAAATCGATGGACTCGATTGGTCCTTGCTGCGCATCGACCAACCACTCGGCGAGCGTTGGGGTTTTGCCGGCACGCGCATCATCACCGCCCAGGGCACGGCCGCCGCGCGCGCGTTCGATCTCTACCAGGCCGGCTATTCGTGGGACACCGGCGACCGGCTTAGCGCCAACATCGCCTGCCACATCGTCCAGGTGCAGGGCCCGGATAACACGTTCGCGCACGAGTGCGACACGACGCGCGGCGATAGCGGCTCGGCTTTCCTCGTGCGCAACGGCAATGCGTGGGACGTGATCGGCGTCGACTCGAACTTCCGCAACAATCCAGGTGGGCCTTTCATCTACATCGCCGTCAGCGCTGCCTCCTTCCAACCTTACGTGGCTGACTTCGTTGCGCGCCGCATCGGCACGCCGGTGGGCCAGCAGACAGGCATAAAGCCGAAGCGGGATCGGTGAGTTGGAGCAAGCTCTATTCCGGGCCTGAGCCGCAGCGCGTCAACAAATGGCTGGCGCAGGAGGGCGTCTGTTCGCGGCGCGAAGCCGAGGCCCTGATCGCCGACGGACTGGTTTCGATTGACGGCGCGCGCGTCGATGACGTCGGGCGCAAGATCGAGCCCGGCCAGAAGCTGACGCTTTCGGACAAAGCCCAGCGCAAACTCGACGCGGCGTTCACGGCCGTGCTGAACAAGCCGGTCGGCTATGTGTCATCGCAGCCGGAGACCGGCCAAACGCCCGCCGCGCGTTTGATCACCGGAGCTAATCTCATCGGCGCCGCCTCGGTACCCGCCAAAGACGCAAGTCTGGCCCCGCTCGGTCGCCTCGACCAGGACTCTCGCGGGCTGCTGTTGCTGTCTGACGATGGCGTGCTGGCTAAGGCCGTCATCGGTCCGGCGTCGAGGCTCGACAAGGAATATCTGGTCCGCGTTGACGGCAAGCTGAACGACAAGAAACTGACGCTTCTGCGTCACGGTCTGTCGCTCGATGGCAAAGCATTGAAGCCGGCAAAGATCAACGTCGTCGAAGATCAGCGCCTGCGCTTCACCCTCAGCGAAGGACGCAACCGCCAGATCCGACGTATGTGCGAAGCCGTCGATCTCGGCGTCACCGACCTGCTGCGCCTTCGCATCGGCCCGCTGAAGCTCGGCGATCTGCACGAAGGCAAATGGCGTGCGCTGACGCCGCAAGAGCGCAAAGCGCTGATCGCCCAATCATAGCAACGCCTTGATCTGGATCAAAGCGCCTCCGGCGGGCCTGCACGAAACTGCCCCCTAGAGGAGAACAGCGATGGTCGATGGCCAAACCTTCGTGTGGTTTGTGGTGGGCGCAATGGCGACATTCGCGGTGGTGCTCGGCGTGGTGACGGCGATCACACACGAGCGCTGATCTGTCGCCGAACGCCGGCGCCACCAGCGCTAGGGCTCAATCGTCGCGCTATCGCCCGTGTTCCGCCGCCGCAGCTCAGCGAGCAATTGCGCATCGAAGATCTCCGCCGGCGCCTCGTTCAGCGCTTGCACGAATTCCGTCACGTCGGAGCGTTCATGCGCCTCCGCGAACGTTCGCCCTGGGATGATGGCGCGGCGGAAGAGATATTCGTCGGACCGTCCCGTAAGGATAAATGCTGGCGCCCAATTGAAGCCCGCCGCCTTCGCCAGCTCGTTGGTGCAGTTGGAGAAGATGGTGTTGTAATAGCGCGGCTGGGTTTCGAGCGCCTCAGTGCGCGCTAGGAGGCGCGTGAGCAAAGTGCGCTTCTGTTCATCATCGATCGCCACCGGGTACACAAATATCTCGTGATCGAGCATCACCGCGCGCCGCACCAGGAGGTCGCGCGCGCTGGCCCAAATGTAGCTCAGCTCAAACGTGTTCCAAATGCCGGCGAGCGCATCGTATTCCTCGCCCTCCTCGCGCCGCGCCTCGATCGTGAGGCCCAGCAGGCGGTCGCCTTCGAACTCAAACAGCAACAATGTGTGCGCCGCCAGCTGCGAGCCCGGCTGCGGCTCCAGCATGAACCAGACGCTCCGCAGATCGGCGATGTCGAATTCGGCGGAGACATAGGTTTCGTCGATCGGCCCATCGGCGTTGTAGCTCCAATCGCTTACTGGCGTCACCTCGAACGACGTTCCCGTGACACTGACGTCGGGCGTGCGCGAGAGATAAGGGTACCAGTTCCGATCCTGGCGCGGCGGCTCCAACATGCTCGCGCACGATCCAAGCAGCGTGATGAAAGCCATCGCCGCGAACGCGGGCCGCAATGGATGCGCGCCAAACCAGGTGCCCAATCGTCCCAAGAACAATGCTCCATGAATCGCCCGTCATCTTGCCGCGCGCTGGCGCTCCAAACCAGCGCCCTCTCGTCGTTTCCCGTTTATCGCGGTGCGGGCCGCGTGCTAAAGAGCAGGCATAAATTTAAGGAGCGGACCCATGGCCTTGCGGATCAACGATAAAGCCCCCGATTTTGAGGCCGAGACCACGCATGGCCGGATCAAATTCCACGAATGGATCGGCGACAGCTACGCCATTCTATTCTCGCACCCGAAAGATTTCACACCCGTCTGCACCACCGAACTCGGCTACCTCGCGAAGCTCGAACCCGAATTCAAGAGGCGCAACGTCAAGGTCATGGGGCTTTCGGTCGATCCGGTCACCGACCACGAACGCTGGCGCGGCGACATCAAGGAAGTCACCGGCGGCGACGTCCAGTATCCAATGATCGGCGATCACGATCTGAACGTCGCCAAGCTTTATGACATGCTGCCGGGCGACGCTGGCGAAACCAGCCAAGGCCGCACCGCCGCCACCAACGCGACTGTACGCACCGTTTACATCATCGGCCCCGACAAATTGATCAAAGCGATGCTGATCTATCCGATGAGCTCGGGCCGCAATTTCGATGAGGTGCTGCGCCTGGTGGAATCTATCCAACTCACCGCCAACCACAAAGTGGCCACTCCCGTGAACTGGAAGAACGGCGAGGACGTGATCATCGTGCCCGCGGTCTCCGATGAAGAAGCGAAAACACGCTTCCCGAACGGCTGGACGACGTTGAAACCCTATCTGCGCGTGGTGCCGCAGCCCAAGGGCTAGCACTTCAGAGCGGGGACGATGCAGGACGTATTCATTGCCCATGATCGCGCCGATGTCGGCATCGCCGAGGCCTACGCACGCGCACTAAAGAAGCTGG
This portion of the alpha proteobacterium U9-1i genome encodes:
- a CDS encoding tRNA pseudouridine synthase A, coding for MSWSKLYSGPEPQRVNKWLAQEGVCSRREAEALIADGLVSIDGARVDDVGRKIEPGQKLTLSDKAQRKLDAAFTAVLNKPVGYVSSQPETGQTPAARLITGANLIGAASVPAKDASLAPLGRLDQDSRGLLLLSDDGVLAKAVIGPASRLDKEYLVRVDGKLNDKKLTLLRHGLSLDGKALKPAKINVVEDQRLRFTLSEGRNRQIRRMCEAVDLGVTDLLRLRIGPLKLGDLHEGKWRALTPQERKALIAQS
- a CDS encoding alkyl hydroperoxide reductase subunit C-like protein — encoded protein: MALRINDKAPDFEAETTHGRIKFHEWIGDSYAILFSHPKDFTPVCTTELGYLAKLEPEFKRRNVKVMGLSVDPVTDHERWRGDIKEVTGGDVQYPMIGDHDLNVAKLYDMLPGDAGETSQGRTAATNATVRTVYIIGPDKLIKAMLIYPMSSGRNFDEVLRLVESIQLTANHKVATPVNWKNGEDVIIVPAVSDEEAKTRFPNGWTTLKPYLRVVPQPKG
- a CDS encoding membrane protein, which translates into the protein MGRLGTWFGAHPLRPAFAAMAFITLLGSCASMLEPPRQDRNWYPYLSRTPDVSVTGTSFEVTPVSDWSYNADGPIDETYVSAEFDIADLRSVWFMLEPQPGSQLAAHTLLLFEFEGDRLLGLTIEARREEGEEYDALAGIWNTFELSYIWASARDLLVRRAVMLDHEIFVYPVAIDDEQKRTLLTRLLARTEALETQPRYYNTIFSNCTNELAKAAGFNWAPAFILTGRSDEYLFRRAIIPGRTFAEAHERSDVTEFVQALNEAPAEIFDAQLLAELRRRNTGDSATIEP
- a CDS encoding putative protease ydgD, which codes for MRAEHASLEIGKQAVPNKPPPRGVSGGGDDSCQWANDRECDDPDIGTGACRMGTDVSDCRAMRAGDDDSCRWARDGECDDPNFGTGACVQGTDRTDCGQVSWLRNLNDSCATSFNNVCEEPGRGSGCAARTDRSDCRGRQRPMTINDHFFGRDDRVRVNAQELPWRYMGQYTNGAGERCTATLIARDVIVTAAHCINTDEGIRADGTFQPEAGGPAARTTDYFLNPRFNYERFNTTDEIDGLDWSLLRIDQPLGERWGFAGTRIITAQGTAAARAFDLYQAGYSWDTGDRLSANIACHIVQVQGPDNTFAHECDTTRGDSGSAFLVRNGNAWDVIGVDSNFRNNPGGPFIYIAVSAASFQPYVADFVARRIGTPVGQQTGIKPKRDR